The Fimbriimonadaceae bacterium genome contains the following window.
TCGCCGGAGGAGCAGAGCAAGAGGTTCCTCGCCCGGCTCGACGACCCTGCCAAGAACTGGAAGTTCAGTAGCGCCGACCTGGCGGAAAGGGCGGTCTGGGACGACTACCAGGCCGCTTATGGGGACTGCTTGTCGGCCACTTCGACGAAGGAGGCGCCATGGTACGTCGTCCCTGCCGACGACAAAAGGAACACGCGGCTGATCGTCTCCCAGATCATCGTCGACGCTTTGGAAGACCTTGAGATGTCGTATCCCGCGCCGACCTGCACTCCGCAGGAAATCGCGGAGATCCGCCGGCAACTCGGCGGTTAGCGGCGGAACGTGATGCAGACGGCCCGGCTGGCCGGCATCCGGCCCTTGGGTGCGCCCAGGCCATGGCTCACCGGGTCACACGGCAGGCTGACGATGTCCCCGCTGTTCTGGCCCGCCACGACCATCCAGCGCCCGGTCGGGTCAATGTCCATGCCCCGCGGCTCCTTCACGCCGGCCGGATAGATCCCCAGCAGGCTCACCTTGTCGCCGGCGTCGAGGGTGAACGCGGCGACCGATTCGTGGCCCCGGTTGCTCACGTACACCGTCCGACCGTCTGGGTGCATGACGATCTCCGAAGTCTTGGTGTACTCGGCGAAGTCCTTGGGGATGGTCGACAGACTCAGCACTTCGCGCATGGCACCTGTCGCGGGGTCGCGCCTGAACACCATCAGGGTGTTGTCCAACTCGCCGTTGACGTAGACGCGGTCCCCAGCCTTGTTGAACACCAAGTGGCGTGGACCGGCCCCGGCGTGCGTCTTCGTCCGGACGGGGTCGCCCAGCTTGCCACCTTGGACCGGAAAGCTAAGCACCTCGTCGGTACCGAGGTCGCACGCCAAGACGAACTTGTCGTCGGGCGAGAACGCGGCGAAGTGCATGTGCGGCCCTTCTTGGCGGTCGGCGACAGGCCCCGAGCCACTGTTCCTGAAGCTGGCAAGGGCAGGGGTCAGCCTGCCGTCGGGTTCAAGGCCGAAGAACCCCAGGGTGCCGTCACCATATCCCGCCCCAGCGACAAACCGTCCGTCATGACTCAATGCCAAATGGCATGGACCGTTGCCATCCCACTTTGACGACCCTAGGTCGGCCCAAGTCTTTCCATCGGTCAGCTTGAAACCCCGCACGTGGGCTCCTTGGGCTTCCTCGATCACATAGACCGTCTTGCCGTCCTTCCCCCAGACGGCAAAGCTCGGGTTTGACGACCGGCCCACGAGCCGGGCCGGGCCAAACTCTCCCGTCTCCGGGTCGAGGGTGCACGTGTAGGCGCCCTCGCTGCCCCCGGCCGAGGTGTAGGCCCCGATCAGAAACGACTCTAGGCGAGGCGGCTGGGTCATGGCGGTGTCGATGGTGAAGAAGAACATCAGCCCATGCCAGTTTAGCTTTTACGCCCAAAGGGCGGTCTGGTCGATCAGTTTGGCGACCAGAGCGGTCCATCCCGTCTGGTGGCTCGCCCCAATACCACGCCCGGTGTCACCGTGGAAGTATTCGTAGAAGAGCACCAAGTCCTTCCATTTGGGGTCGGTCGCATACAAAGGGTTTTCGTGGACCGGACGCCGACCCGACTCGTCAGGCAGGAACAAAGAGGTTAAGCGCGCGCCGAGCTCCAGAGACACTTGCCACAAGTTCAGTTGCCTTCCTGATCCGGTGGGAAACTCGACTTTCCAATCGTCGCCCAAATACCAGTGGTGGCGTTGCAGGGCCTCGATCAGCAGGTAGTTGATCGGGAACCAGACCGGCCCGCGCCAGTTGGAGTTTCCCCCGAACAGGCCGGTCGTCGACTCGCCAGGCTCGTAGTCGATCCAGTGCCTCTGACCCCCGACGTCAACCCCGTAGGGGTGGGTCGCATACACCTTGGACAGC
Protein-coding sequences here:
- a CDS encoding lactonase family protein codes for the protein MFFFTIDTAMTQPPRLESFLIGAYTSAGGSEGAYTCTLDPETGEFGPARLVGRSSNPSFAVWGKDGKTVYVIEEAQGAHVRGFKLTDGKTWADLGSSKWDGNGPCHLALSHDGRFVAGAGYGDGTLGFFGLEPDGRLTPALASFRNSGSGPVADRQEGPHMHFAAFSPDDKFVLACDLGTDEVLSFPVQGGKLGDPVRTKTHAGAGPRHLVFNKAGDRVYVNGELDNTLMVFRRDPATGAMREVLSLSTIPKDFAEYTKTSEIVMHPDGRTVYVSNRGHESVAAFTLDAGDKVSLLGIYPAGVKEPRGMDIDPTGRWMVVAGQNSGDIVSLPCDPVSHGLGAPKGRMPASRAVCITFRR